A window of Pseudomonas putida genomic DNA:
CTCAGTGGAAGAGTGACGAAAAAAAGTCGAACTTTCGGGAACACCGGCAGGTCAGGAACTAAGTAGGCCAAACGCAAGGGACATTCCCTGGCTCGGCCCACCCATCCCAACCAGTCCAATCGCCTTCGGCCGGAGTGCTGATCGCGTTGTGCCTGCGCGCACGACCCTGGGGCATGGAACGCACTACGCAGAATTCAGAAACAGAGAGAACCAGCACGAAACATCGCCACGGGTGCCAGCACCCGACCAAGCATAGGGACGGAGAGAAGTATGATCAGTGCCGCTGTCGAGCCACACGTAGATTCATTCAACCCGGACAACCGCGAACCGCTCACCCCGGACTTCGCCACGACAGGCAAGGCACCCGGCGCCCAGCGCCAGCACAACCGCAACAAGCGCAAGATACTGTTCGTGACCTCGGAAATCGCCGACCTGGTGAAAACCGGTGGCCTGGGTGACGTGTCCGCCGCCCTGCCCCGCGCCCTGGCGCACCTGCACGATGTGCGGGTGCTGATCCCCGGTTACCGGCAGGTGATGGAAAGCGACAACCCCATCCACATCGTCGGTGAACTGGGTGGCCACGCTGCCCTGCCACCGTGCAAGATCGGGCGCATGGACATGGCCGACGGCCTGGTCATTTATGTGCTGATCTGCCCCGAGCTGTACCAGCGCGACGGCACCCCCTATGGCGCCAACAACGGCCGCGACTGGCCCGACAACCACATCCGCTTCGCCCGCCTGGGCCTGGCTGCCGCCGAAATTGCCGCCGGCGAAGGCAGGATCCACTGGAAGCCCGAAGTGGTGCACGCCCACGACTGGCCTGCCGGCCTGGCACCGGCCTACATGCACTGGCGCGGGCTGAGCACGCCAACCCTCGTTCACCATCCACAACCTGGCCTACCAGGGTGTATACAGCCGCGGCTGCAGCCCGGAACTGGCAATCCCCGAGCATGCCATGCAGCAGGAAGGCATGGAGTTCTACGGCAAGCTGTCGTTCCTCAAGGCCGGGCTGGCCTATGCCAGCCACATCACCACGGTCAGCGCCACCTATGCCCGGGAAATCACCACCCCGGAGTTCGGCTGCGGCCTGGACGGTTTCCTCGCCAGCAAGGCCCAGCAAGGCCTGCTCGGCGGCATTCCCAATGGCATCGACGAAAGCTGGGACTCGGCCACCGACAAGCACCTGCAGCACAACTTCAGCATCAATGACTGGGAAGGCAAGGCGCGCAATGCCCAGGAAGTGCGCGCGTTGTTCAAACTGCAGCCCTCCGAAGGCCCGCTGTTCGCCGTGGTTTCGCGCCTGGTCTACCAGAAAGGCCTGGACCTTACCCTTGGCGTGGCCGACTACATCGTCGAGCAAGGCGGGCAGATTGCGATCATCGGCCGTGGCGAGCCGGAAGAAGAACAGGCCATGCGCGAGTTGGCGCTACGCCACCCGGGCCGCATCGGCGTGCGCATCGGCTTCAACGAAACCGATGCCCGGCGCATGTTCGCCGGCAGCGACTTCCTGCTGATGCCGTCACGCTACGAGCCATGCGGCCTCAGCCAGATGTACGCGCAGCGCTTCGGCTCGCTGCCGGTGGCGCGCAAAACGGGCGGCCTGGCCGACACCATCGAGTGCGGTGTAACCGGCTTCCTGTTCAACGAGTCCACCGTCGAGAGCTATCGCCAGGCCCTCAGCCGCGCCTTCTATGTATACGGCAAGAAAGACCTGCTGAACGCCATGCGCTGCCTGTCGATGACCCAACCGTTCAACTGGTGCCAGGCCGTGGAACCCTACGCCCGCCTGTACGAAGACCTGGTCAAGCAGGCGCAGCACAGCCACTACTGAACGGGGAGCAGAAGATGCACAGGCATGGCGCACACCTGCTGGACGCCACGTCGGCGCGCTTCGCCCTCTGGGCGCCGGATGCGCGCAGCGTGAGCGTGGAACTGGAGCAACAGCCGGCCATCGAGCTGTTGCCCGATGATGAAGGCTGGTACACCGGCGTGGCCCCGTGCCAGGCCGGTGACCGTTACCACTACCGTATCGACGGTGAACTGCAGGTAGCCGACCCGGCCTCACGCTACCAGCCCGATGGCGTGCAGGGGCCGAGCCAGGTGGTGGATGTGGCCAGCTATGCCTGGCAGCACCCCTGGCAAGGCCGGCCTTGGCACGAAGCGGTCATCCAGGAGCTGCATGTGGGCCTGCTCGACGGCTACGCCGGGGTCGCCCGGCAACTGCCGCGCCTGGCCGAGCTGGGCGTCAGCGCCATCGAACTGATGCCGCTGGGGCAGTTCCCCGGCGAGCGCAACTGGGGTTACGACGGCGTGCTGCCCTATGCGCCGCAAAATACCTACGGCAGCCCCGAGCAACTGTGTGCGCTGGTCGACCAGGCACATGGCCAGGGGCTGATGGTGCTGGTCGACGTGGTGTACAACCACTTCGGCCCCGACGGCAACTACCTGCACCAGTACGCCAGCCCGTTCTTCCGTGAGGACCGGCAGACCCCATGGGGCGCAGCCATCGACTTCCGCCGCCCGCAGGTGCGCGAGTATTTCATCCAGAACGCCCTGATGTGGCTGTGCGACTACCGCTTCGATGGCCTGCGCCTGGATGCCGTGCACGCCATCGACCAGCCCGACTTCCTGGTCGAGCTGGCGCAAAGGGTACGCGCTGCCGTGGAGCCGGGCCGCCACGTATGGCTGGTCCTGGAGAACGAGCACAACCAGGCCTTCTTGCTGGAACAAGGCTTCGATGCCCAATGGAACGACGACGGCCACAATGCCCTGCATGTGCTGCTGACCGGCGAAACCGAAGGCTACTACGCCGACTACCAGCAGCGCCCCATCGACCAGTTGGCCCGCTGCCTGGCCGAAGGTTTCGTGTTCCAGGGCCAGGTCAACCGCCATGGCACGCCCCGCGGCGAGCCCAGCGGGCACTTGCCGCCCAGCGCCTTCGTGCTGTTCCTGCAGAACCATGACCAGGTCGGCAACCGCGCCCTGGGCGAGCGCCTGACCCGCCTGTGCCCGCCGCAGGCGCTGCGGGCGGCCACCGGGCTGTTGCTGCTGGCGCCGATGATTCCGCTGCTGTTCATGGGCGACGACGATGGCAGCTGCCAGCCATTCCTGTTCTTCACCGACTTCCATGACCAACTGGCCGACGCCGTGCGCGAAGGCCGGCGCGGCGAGTTCGCCCATTTCGCCGCCTTCGCCGACCCAGAGCAGCGCCAACGCATCCCCGACCCCAACGCAGTACAGACATTCGAGGCCTCCCGCCCGCAAGCCAGGGAAGTGATCGCTGGCTGGCACGGCTTGTACCAGCACCTGCTCGAACTGCGCCGCCGCCATGTCATCCCGCACCTGCCCGGCAGCCGCGCGCTGGGCGCCGAAGTACACGGCGACAAGGCCCTGACCGCACGCTGGCGCCTGGGCAACGGCACCACCCTGCGCATTGACTTGAACCTGGCCGCCACCCCGCAGGAGGTCGCGTTGCCGGCGCCAGCCAACCGCCTGTTCGACAGCAGCGACACCCGACACCCCGATACCCATCTGGCCGCATACAGCTGCGTGGTCAGCCTGCTTTCCCCTGCCCAGGAGCGCCCATGAGCGAAACCGCCCTGCACCGTCTGGCGACCCGCGTCGGGCTGAGCCGCGACTGGATCGACGCCAACGCCCGGCCCCAGCGAGTCAGCGACGAGGTACTGCGCAACATCCTCGAAGGCCTTGGCCACCCTGCCACCGATGACGCCGCCATTGCCGCCAGCCTGCGCGCCGTGGACGCGGCCGAAGACAGTGAGCACCTGCCGCCGCTGCTGACCGCCGACCTCGGCCAGCCACTGGCACTGGCGCGCTATTTCAGCGCCGCCAGCGTCGCGCACTGCACCCTGGAGGACCACAGCGCCCTCACCCTCAGCCTCGACGACCAGGCCCGCCTGCCCGGTGCGCTGCCCATCGGCTACCACCAGGTGGAAATCGACAGCCGCCGCTTCACCGTGGCCGTGGCCCCGCCACGCTGCCACAGCCTTGAGGACCGGGTGCAGCAGCCGCCACCGCGCTGCTGGGGCCTGGCGGTACAGCTGTACAGCCTGCGCCGCCCCGGTGATGGCGGCTATGGCGACTGCCTGGCCCTGGAGCAACTGGCACGCGCGGCCGCCGAGCGCGGTGCCGATGCCTTGGCCATCAGCCCGATCCACGCGCTGTCGGCCATCGACCAGACGCACTACAGCCCCTACTCGCCCTCCAGCCGCCTGCTGCTCAATACCCTGTACGCCAGCCCGGCCGCGCTGCTGGGCGAGCGGGAGGTGCGCGTGGCCATCGAAGCCTGCGGCCTGGAGCAACAGCTGGAAGACCTGGAACAAGCTCCGCTGGTCGACTGGCCGCGTGCCGCCAGCGCCCGCCTGCGTCTGCTCGAAGCCCTGTACCAGGGTTTCAGCCAGGGCGACCACCCGCTGCGCAAGGACTTCGACAGTTTCCGCGAAGCGGGCGGCCAGGCGCTGGAGCTCCACTGCCGCTTCGAAGCGCTGCAGGCCCAAGCAGTGGAGCACGGCCTGGGTGCCGACTGGCGCCACTGGCCCAAGGCCTGGCACGACCCGTACCACCCGGAAGTGGAGGCCTTCGCCAACGCCTACCCGGCCAGGATCGAGTTTCATGCCTTCTGCCAATGGCTGACCGAACGGGGCTTGCAACGCGCCCAGGAAGCGGCCCGCGGCAACGGCATGGCGGTCGGCCTGATCGCTGACCTGGCGGTGGGCGCAGATGGGGCCGGCAGCCAGGCCTGGAGCCGCCAGGACGAGCTGCTGGCAGGCCTGAATGTGGGTGCGCCACCCGACATTCTCAACCGTGCCGGTCAGGACTGGGGCATCTGCGCCTTCTCGCCAGAGGGCCTCAAGCGCAATCGGCTACCGCGCCTTCATCGAAATGCTGCGGGCCAACCTCGCCCACGCCGGCGGCCTGCGCATCGACCATGTGATGGGCCTGCGCCGGCTGTGGCTGATCCCGCAGGGGGCCAAGCCCAGCGAAGGCGCCTACCTCAACTACCCGCTGGACGACCTGCTGCGCCTGCTGGCGCTGGAGTCGGTGCGCCACCAGGCAATCATCCTTGGCGAAGACCTGGGCACCGTGCCGGACGGCCTGCGCGAACAACTGGCGGCCAAGGCCGTGCTGGGCATGCGCGTGCTGCCCTTCGAGCAGACCCAGCCTGGCCATTTCAAGCCGATTCTCGACTGGCCGGACAACGCCCTGGCCACCACCGGCACCCACGACCTGGCGCCATTGGCCGGCTGGCTGGAAAACCGCGACATCGACTGGAGCCACCGCCTGCAACTGATCGATGCGGCCACCGAACTGCACTGGCGCCACGAGCGGCAGAAGGAGCACGATGGCCTGCGCCGCACCCTGGAGGCCAACTACGGCGCCCTGGCGGACAACGACGCGTTTATCGACGCGGCCATCCGCTATGTTGGCCACACCCGCGCACCGCTGGTGCTGGTACCGCTGGAAGACTTGCTGGGCTGCGACGAGCAACCCAACCTGCCCGGCACCACCGCCGGCCACCCCAACTGGCGCCGACGCTTTGCCCGGCCGGTACGTGAACTGCTCGACGACGCTGACGCAGCAAGGCGCCTGGAACTGCTGGCCCAGGCCCGCGAACAGGCCTGGGAGCGTGACCGATGAAAGCGCTGACCGCGACCCTGCGCCTGCAGTTTCACAGTGAGTTCACCCTCGATCACGCCGTGCCACTGGTGCCGTATTTTGCCCGGCTGGGCATCAGCCACCTGTATGCCTCGCCCATCCTCAAGGCCCGCGCCGGCTCGCGCCACGGTTACGACGTGGTCGACCCGACCTGCGTCAACCCCGAGCTGGGCGGCGAGGCGGCGCTGCAACGGCTGGTCGCCGCCCTGCGCCAGCACGGCATGGGGCTGATCCTCGACACGGTGTCCAACCACATGGCCGTGGGCGGTGCCGACAACCCCTGGTGGCAGAGCTTGCTGGCCTGGGGACGACGCAGCCCGTACGCCGAGTTCTTCGACATCCAGTGGCACTCCAGCGACCCACTGCTGGCCGGCCAGTTGCTGTTGCCGTTCCTGGGCAGCGACTATGGCGTGGCGCTGAAAAATGGCGAGATACCGCTGGAGTTCGACAGGCAAACCGGGGTGCTGCAAGTCGCCCACTACGAACACCGCTTCCCGATCTGCCCGGTCGACTACGGCTGGATTCTCGCCCTCAGCCCGGACCCGGCCCTGAATGCCCTGGCCGAACGCTTCACCGCGTTGAACGCAGCGGCCACGCCACTGGCCGACGCCCTGCCCCTGCACGCCGAACTGGCGCGCCTGGTCGCTGAAGGTGCCGACCTCGAATCGGCACTGCAAGCCTTCGACAGCCGCAACGAGCATGGCTTCAAGCGCCTGCACCTGCTGCTGGAACGCCAGACCTACCGCCTGGCCAGCTGGCGCACTGCCGCCGATGACATCAACTGGCGGCGCTTCTTCGACATCAACGAACTGGGCGGCTTGCGGGTCGAACGGGCGGTGGTGTTCGAGGCCACCCACGCCAAACTGTTCGAGCTGATCGAACGCGGCCTGGTAGATGGCCTGCGCATCGACCATATCGACGGCCTGGCTGACCCGCGCGGTTACTGCCGCAAGCTGCGCCGGCGGGTCGATGGCCTGCTGGCGCGGCGGCCGTTGAGCGCCGCCCTGGAGCACTTCCCCATTTACGTGGAGAAGATCCTCGGCGCCAACGAACACCTGCACCGCGACTGGCTTACCGATGGCACTACCGGCTATGAGTTCATGAACCAGGTCTCGCTGCTGCAGCACGACCCGGCGGGCGAAGCAGCGCTGACCGAGCTGTGGGCCAATGTGAGCGAACGCCCGGACTTCCCCGAAGAAATTCGCCAGGCCCGTCACCTGGTGCTCAATGCCAGCCTGGCCGGCGACTGCGAGTCAGTGGCCCAGGCGCTGTTGCAGGTGGCGCGCAACGACCTGATGACCCGCGACCTGACCTTGGGCGCTATCCGCCGCGCCTTGCAGGCGCTGGTGGCGCATTACCCGGTGTACCGCACCTACTTCAATGCCTGCGGGCGCCCGGCCGAAGACGAAGGGTTTTTCCAGCAAGCCCTGGCCAATGCCCGTCAGGACCTCGGTGAAGCTGACTGGCCGCTGCTCGAGCAGCTTGAACAATGGCTAGGCGGGCAAGCCTGGCGCAACCTGCCAGCGGGCCGGGCGCGCAAGCAGCTGCGTCACGCCTGCGTGCGCTTCCAGCAGCTGACTGCGCCAAGCGCCGCCAAGGCCGTGGAAGACACCGCGTTCTACCGCAGCGCACGGCTGCTGTCGCGCAACGACGTGGGCTTCGACGCCGAGCGCTTCAGCGCCCCGCTCGAGCACTTCCACAACGAGGCCCAGCGACGCCTGCGCGACTTCCCCGACAACCTGCTGGCCAGCGCCACCCATGACCACAAGCGCGGCGAAGACACCCGTGCGCGGTTGGCCGTGCTCAGCGAGCGCGGCCCGTGGCTGGCCAGCCGAGTGGAACACTGGCGCGAACTGGCCACGCCGTTGCGCACGCCACTGGACGACGGCCTTGCGCCGAGCCCCGGCGACGAGCTGATGCTGTTGCAGACCTTGCTCGGCAGCTGGCCGCTGGACCTCGACCTGCATGACGACAACGCCCTTGGCCAGTACGCCGAACGCATTCGCCAGTGGCAGCAGAAGGCCCTGCGCGAGGCCAAGCTGCGCAGCAGCTGGAGCGCGCCGAATGAGGCTTACGAAGGCGCCTGCGCGCGCTACATCGACGGTCTGCTGCTAGACAGCGAGAATCAGCAACTGCGCAAATCCCTGGCCGATGCCGCACACCTGCTGGCCTGCCCCGGTGCCCTCAACGGCCTGGTCCAGGCCCTGCTGCGCATGACCACACCCGGTGTGCCCGACCTGTACCAAGGCAACGAATACTGGGATTTCAGCCTGGTCGACCCGGATAACCGCCGCGCCGTGGACTACGCTTGCCGGCGTCGCACCCTGGACGATGCAACGCCGGTGGCCGAGCTGCTGGCGCACTGGCGCGACGGCCGCCTCAAGCAGGCGCTGATCGCCCGGGTGCTGGACTGCCGCCAGGCCCACGCCGAGCTGTTCCGCCGTGGCGCCTACCTGCCGCTGACCGTGCACGGCCGGCATGCCGACAAGGTGATGGCCTTTGCCCGCCTGGGCGACGGCGAGCGGGCCGTCATCATCGCGCCACGCCTGGCCAGTACCCTACTGGCGGATGCACCGATACCCCTGATCCCGGCACAGAACTGGGACGACACCCGGGTAAGCCTGCCGTTTGCCTTGTCGCCTGCCAACTCGACGGGACTTTTCCCCAGTGCTGCGGTCAGCTCTTCCAGGGAGCTGCTGTTGAGCGCCGTGCTGGCGGAGTTTCCGGTCAACCTGCTGATACAACAATCTTGAGCATCAGGAGCGTCATGATGAGTGTTGATGAAAAGCGTATCCGCGAATTTGCCTACCAGATCTGGGAGTCCGAGGGTAAGCCCGCCGGCCAGGAAGACCGCCATTGGGACATGGCGCGCAAGCTGGCCGAAGCCGAGGCGCTGGCACCCAAGGCAGCGCCGCGCAAGCGGGCCCCGGCCAAGCCAAAGGTAGCGGCTGAGCCGACGGCGCCTGCCGAGCCCAAAGTGGCCGCCCTGCCGGGGGTTAAACCGGCTGTGGCGAAAAAGACCCGGGCGGTGAAAAAGCCTTCTGCCGGTTAAGCCTGTCCCGGCCCTATCGCCGGCAAGCCAGCTCCCACAAGTACAGCGCCCGTTTCGAGTCCTGTGGAGACCTTGTGGGAGCTGGCTTGCCGGCGATAGGGCCAGGACAGGACTACGCCCCCCTTCACCACGGCCATTAGAGGACCGCCATGAGCCCCCGTACCCCGAAGAAAACCCGCTCGGTCGCCCCGTCGCGTATCCGCGAAGGCCTGCCCTTCCCCCTCGGTGCCACCTGGGATGGCCTGGGGGTCAACTTTGCCCTGTTCTCGGCCAACGCCACCAAGGTCGAGCTGTGCCTGTTCGACTCCACTGGCGAGCATGAGATCGAACGCATCGAGCTACCCGAATACACCGACGAGATCTACCACGGTTACCTGCCCGACGCGCACCCAGGGCTGGTCTACGGCTACCGCGTGCACGGTCCCTACGAACCGGAGAACGGCCACCGCTTCAACCCCAACAAACTGCTGATCGACCCTTATGCCAAGCAACTGGTTGGCAGCCTGCAATGGTCCGAAGCACTGTTCGGCTACACCATCGGCCACCCCGACGGTGACCTGTCGTTCGACGAGCGCGACAGCGCGCCCTTCGTGCCCAAGTGCAAGGTGATCGACCCTGCCTTCACCTGGGGCCGCGACCAGCGTGTGCTCATCCCCTGGGAACGCACGATCATCTACGAGGCCCACACCCGTGGCATCAGCATGTGCCACCCGGCAGTACCGGAAAACCTGCGCGGCACCTTCGCCGGCCTGGCCAATGACGAGTTGCTCAAACACATCAAGGAACTGGGCGTTTCCAGTATCGAACTGCTGCCGATTCACGCCTTCGTCAACGACCAGCACCTGCTGGACAAGGGCCTGAACAACTACTGGGGCTACAACAGCATCGCCTTCTTCGCCCCGCACCCGCGTTACCTGGCCAGCGGCAAGATCGCCGAATTCAAGGAGATGGTCGCGCACCTGCACGACGCCGGGCTGGAGGTGATCCTCGACGTGGTCTACAACCACACCGCCGAAGGCAACGAGCGCGGCCCCACGCTGTCGATGCGCGGCATCGACAACGCTTCGTACTACCGCCTGATGCCGGACGACAAGCGCTACTACATCAACGATTCCGGCACCGGCAACACCCTGGACCTGAGCCACCCCTGCGTGCTGCAGCTGGTCACCGACTCGCTGCGCTACTGGGCCGGCGAAATGCATGTGGACGGCTTCCGCTTCGACCTGGCGACCATCCTTGGCCGCTATCACGACGGCTACAGCGAACGCCACGGCTTTCTCGTCGCCTGCCGCCAGGACCCGATGCTGAGCCAGGTAAAGCTGATCGCCGAGCCGTGGGACTGCGGCCCGGGTGGCTACCAGGTGGGCAACTTCGCCCCGGGCTGGGCAGAGTGGAACGACCGTTTCCGCGACACCGTGCGCGCCTTCTGGAAAGGCGACGAAGGCCAACTGGCCGACTTTGCCTCGCGCATGACCGCCTCGGGGGACATGTTCAACAACCGTGGCCGGCGCCCCTATGCCTCGGTCAACTTCGTCACCGCCCACGACGGTTTCACCTTGCGCGACCTGGTGTCGTACAACCACAAGCACAACGAAGACAACGACGAGAACAACCAGGACGGCACCGATAACAACCTGTCGTGGAACTGCGGTGTCGAGGGCCCCACCGACGACCCGGGCGTGAATGCCCTGCGCATGCGCCAGATGCGCAACTTCTTCGCTACCCTGCTGCTGGCACAGGGCACGCCGATGATCGTCGCTGGCGATGAATTCAGCCGCACCCAGCACGGCAACAACAATGCCTATTGCCAGGACAGCGAGATCGGCTGGGTGAACTGGGACCTGGACCAGGAGGGCCAGGAACTGCTGGCCTTCGTCAAGCGCCTGACCCGCCTGCGCCTGGCCTACCCGGTACTGCGCCGCTCACGCTTCCTGGTGGGCGACTACAATGAGGCAATCGGGGTCAAGGACGTGACCTGGCTGGCACCGGATGGCAACGAGATGAGCGTGGAACAATGGGAAGACCCGCACGGGCGCTGCCTGGGCATGCTGATCGATGGCCGCGCGCAGGTCAGCGGCATTGCCCGGCCAGGCGCCGAGGCCACCGTGCTGCTGATCGTCAATGCCCACCATGACACCGTTCCGTTCAAATTGCCGACCGTGCCCGAGGGAGATTACTGGAGCTGCCTGGTCGATACCGACCGGCCAGAGCTGCGCAAGGGGCAGCATCTGCAGTTCGACAGCACCTTCGAGGTGAAGGGGCGGTCGTTGCTGCTGATGGTGCTGCAACGCGATGAGGAGTGAACACCAGGGACCATCGTTGGTCCCAATGTGTATCGGTTGCCTGTACTGGCCTCATCGCCGGCAAGCCAGCTCCCACAGGTAATCCGCTGCCTGACGGGCTGTGCGGTACCTGTGGGAGCTGGCTTGCCGGCGATAGGGCCGGTACAGGCAACATACATGCACCTGCCATCGAGGAGTAACCGTGAACCCCGAAGCCGGCAGTAAAGGTTTCGCCAGCATCAACCAGGCTCCGGCCGTGAAGCGGCTGCGGGTGCTGACGGTGAATACCCACAAGGGCTTCACCGCCTTCAACAGGCGCTTCATCCTGCCGGAACTGCGCGAGGCAGTGCGCAGTACCCAGGCCGACATCGTCTTCCTTCAAGAGGTACTCGGCAGCCACGACCGCCACGCCGCCCGCTACCCCGGCTGGCCGCAGACCTCGCAGTACGAGTTCCTTGCCGACAGCATGTGGAGCGACTTCGCCTATGGCCGCAACGCGGTCTACCCCGACGGCCACCACGGCAATGCGCTGTTGTCGAAATACCCGATCATCGAACACCGTAACCTCGACGTGTCGATTACCGGCCCCGAACGTCGTGGCCTGCTGCACTGCATTCTCGACGTGCCCGGCGAGCGCCAGGTACATGCCATCTGCGTGCACCTGTCGTTACTGGAAAGCCACCGCCAAAAGCAACTGCAACTGCTGCGCAAGCTGCTCGAATCCCTTCCCGCCGACGCCCCGGTAATCATCGCCGGTGATTTCAACGACTGGAAATCCCATGGCAACCGCACCTTGGGCTTGCAACGTGACCTGCACGAGGCCTTCGAACGCCACCATGGCCACCTGGCCCGCACCTATCCCGCGCGCCTGCCGCTGTTGCGCCTGGACCGCATCTACCTGCGCAACGCCGAAAGCCATGGGCCGCGGATTCTGGGGCACAAACCTTGGTCGCACCTGTCGGACCACCTGCCGTTGGCAGTGGAAGTGAGGCTCTAGCAATCATTCTTCATAGCCACGGCACGGCAAATAACGAACCCCGCTATGCCTTACACATTCGTTCGGCAATTCAACAAGTTGAACAAAACCACGAAACCTGAACACCGCCTTCACGCTTTCTTGACGCAAGCGGCGCGCTCTCCTTAGCTGAACATATCAAAGCAGTAATGATCTCGCGCCGGGCCTCTAGCCCGCGCCTTCGTGCGCGCCCGCGAAAGCTGGCGTGCTGGTTTGGGTCGCCCACTGTTTTTGCCGTACAGCTCGTGACCTCAGGCCAGGTCCCAGGGCTGTAACCCAAAAACAAAGGAGATCCGCCATGAATAGCACCTCGAACCTCTTGCGCTTCGACAGCATTTTCTACGCGGTTTCCACGTCGCTGCTTCTGGCAACCCCGGTGGAAACTATCGCGTATGAACTGCAGGACGACCCGACCTCGCCCGGCTTCCTGCACCAACCGGCAGTACCACAGCTGTCGCTCGACCCGGTCAGCGCCAGTGGCTTGAGCATGGGTACCTTGAACGCATTCTCGCAAAAGATGAGCGAGCGCCACGGGCAGGCTGCACCGGAAATGGTCGCCAGCCAGTGGGCGCAGTTCTTTCCGAGCACCCCACGCAATGGTGCACAGCCGCCAGACCAGCTTGAATCCCCGAGCCAGCAACTGACGATCGGCCCGGACCTGTTCGTGCGTGAAACTGCGGCGGGCAACGTGCACCGCGCAGGGATCTTCGTCGGGCAGAACAACCTGCAGACCAACTTCAACGGCATGCGCCGGCAGCTGGGCGACAAGCAGCGCAACGCGGTGAACCTCAGTGGCGAAAGCCTGGGGGTGTACTGGAGCATGACCCATGAGCAGGGCTGGCACCTGGATGCCGTGGCCATGGGCTCGCGCATCGACGTCAATGGCCGTGGCGAGAATGGCCAGCGCCTGGACGACAGCGGCCATGCGATGACCTTCTCGCTGGAGGGCGGCATCCCCATCGGCCTGGGTGGTGGCTGGGTGATCGAGCCGCAGGCGCAATTGATCAACCAGCAGTTCTTCCCCGGCAACCGGGCGCAGGAGGAGACCTTGCAGGCCTTCGACAGCCAGCCGAGCTGGAGCGGCCGGGTCGGTGCCAGGTTGTCCGGGCGCTACGATGTGCGCGGCATGCCGATCGAGCCCTATGTGCGGACCAACGTGTGGTATGACTTCAGCAATGCCGATGAGGTGAAGCTGGACCAGGTCGACAAGATCTCCAGCTCGCGCTACTCGACCACGGTGGAGCTGGGCTTGGGGCTGGTGGCGCGGATGACGCCTTCGGTGGCGCTGTTTGTCAGTGCCGATTACAGCAGTGACGTGGATGACAATGATCTGAACGGGCTGATTGGTAGCCTGGGGGTGCGGATGCGGTGGTAGGCAGGTTCGGCCCTTTCGCGGGCACGCCCGCTCCCACAAGGTACGGTGCGATACCTGTGGGAGCGGGCATGCCCGCGAAGAGGCCGGTACAGGCAATACATCAAGCGGGTTTCATTATCAGAACCCCAAGTGGCGGCAGGT
This region includes:
- the treZ gene encoding malto-oligosyltrehalose trehalohydrolase; the encoded protein is MHRHGAHLLDATSARFALWAPDARSVSVELEQQPAIELLPDDEGWYTGVAPCQAGDRYHYRIDGELQVADPASRYQPDGVQGPSQVVDVASYAWQHPWQGRPWHEAVIQELHVGLLDGYAGVARQLPRLAELGVSAIELMPLGQFPGERNWGYDGVLPYAPQNTYGSPEQLCALVDQAHGQGLMVLVDVVYNHFGPDGNYLHQYASPFFREDRQTPWGAAIDFRRPQVREYFIQNALMWLCDYRFDGLRLDAVHAIDQPDFLVELAQRVRAAVEPGRHVWLVLENEHNQAFLLEQGFDAQWNDDGHNALHVLLTGETEGYYADYQQRPIDQLARCLAEGFVFQGQVNRHGTPRGEPSGHLPPSAFVLFLQNHDQVGNRALGERLTRLCPPQALRAATGLLLLAPMIPLLFMGDDDGSCQPFLFFTDFHDQLADAVREGRRGEFAHFAAFADPEQRQRIPDPNAVQTFEASRPQAREVIAGWHGLYQHLLELRRRHVIPHLPGSRALGAEVHGDKALTARWRLGNGTTLRIDLNLAATPQEVALPAPANRLFDSSDTRHPDTHLAAYSCVVSLLSPAQERP
- a CDS encoding malto-oligosyltrehalose synthase; amino-acid sequence: MKALTATLRLQFHSEFTLDHAVPLVPYFARLGISHLYASPILKARAGSRHGYDVVDPTCVNPELGGEAALQRLVAALRQHGMGLILDTVSNHMAVGGADNPWWQSLLAWGRRSPYAEFFDIQWHSSDPLLAGQLLLPFLGSDYGVALKNGEIPLEFDRQTGVLQVAHYEHRFPICPVDYGWILALSPDPALNALAERFTALNAAATPLADALPLHAELARLVAEGADLESALQAFDSRNEHGFKRLHLLLERQTYRLASWRTAADDINWRRFFDINELGGLRVERAVVFEATHAKLFELIERGLVDGLRIDHIDGLADPRGYCRKLRRRVDGLLARRPLSAALEHFPIYVEKILGANEHLHRDWLTDGTTGYEFMNQVSLLQHDPAGEAALTELWANVSERPDFPEEIRQARHLVLNASLAGDCESVAQALLQVARNDLMTRDLTLGAIRRALQALVAHYPVYRTYFNACGRPAEDEGFFQQALANARQDLGEADWPLLEQLEQWLGGQAWRNLPAGRARKQLRHACVRFQQLTAPSAAKAVEDTAFYRSARLLSRNDVGFDAERFSAPLEHFHNEAQRRLRDFPDNLLASATHDHKRGEDTRARLAVLSERGPWLASRVEHWRELATPLRTPLDDGLAPSPGDELMLLQTLLGSWPLDLDLHDDNALGQYAERIRQWQQKALREAKLRSSWSAPNEAYEGACARYIDGLLLDSENQQLRKSLADAAHLLACPGALNGLVQALLRMTTPGVPDLYQGNEYWDFSLVDPDNRRAVDYACRRRTLDDATPVAELLAHWRDGRLKQALIARVLDCRQAHAELFRRGAYLPLTVHGRHADKVMAFARLGDGERAVIIAPRLASTLLADAPIPLIPAQNWDDTRVSLPFALSPANSTGLFPSAAVSSSRELLLSAVLAEFPVNLLIQQS
- a CDS encoding DUF2934 domain-containing protein produces the protein MMSVDEKRIREFAYQIWESEGKPAGQEDRHWDMARKLAEAEALAPKAAPRKRAPAKPKVAAEPTAPAEPKVAALPGVKPAVAKKTRAVKKPSAG
- the glgX gene encoding glycogen debranching protein GlgX, giving the protein MSPRTPKKTRSVAPSRIREGLPFPLGATWDGLGVNFALFSANATKVELCLFDSTGEHEIERIELPEYTDEIYHGYLPDAHPGLVYGYRVHGPYEPENGHRFNPNKLLIDPYAKQLVGSLQWSEALFGYTIGHPDGDLSFDERDSAPFVPKCKVIDPAFTWGRDQRVLIPWERTIIYEAHTRGISMCHPAVPENLRGTFAGLANDELLKHIKELGVSSIELLPIHAFVNDQHLLDKGLNNYWGYNSIAFFAPHPRYLASGKIAEFKEMVAHLHDAGLEVILDVVYNHTAEGNERGPTLSMRGIDNASYYRLMPDDKRYYINDSGTGNTLDLSHPCVLQLVTDSLRYWAGEMHVDGFRFDLATILGRYHDGYSERHGFLVACRQDPMLSQVKLIAEPWDCGPGGYQVGNFAPGWAEWNDRFRDTVRAFWKGDEGQLADFASRMTASGDMFNNRGRRPYASVNFVTAHDGFTLRDLVSYNHKHNEDNDENNQDGTDNNLSWNCGVEGPTDDPGVNALRMRQMRNFFATLLLAQGTPMIVAGDEFSRTQHGNNNAYCQDSEIGWVNWDLDQEGQELLAFVKRLTRLRLAYPVLRRSRFLVGDYNEAIGVKDVTWLAPDGNEMSVEQWEDPHGRCLGMLIDGRAQVSGIARPGAEATVLLIVNAHHDTVPFKLPTVPEGDYWSCLVDTDRPELRKGQHLQFDSTFEVKGRSLLLMVLQRDEE